The genome window TGATAGTTGGTTGAACGCTCTCGACGGACGTTCGTCGAGAAAGGAGTGAAGAACATGAACGCACAAACTTCTATGAGCGCGATGTTGGTGGCTGGGCTGCTCTTGGTGTTCGGGGCCGTGGCGAGTCCTGGGGCCGAAGCTGCGGATACGGTGGTGATGCACGCGGGATGGGGAGAGTTTGCGCCGCAGGTGACGACGATCGAGGTGGGTGAGCGCGTCACGTGGGTGAATGACAGTCGCATGGACGACATCTTTGTCACCGCGGCCCGGCCGGCGGCGGGGCACGCGATCGGGTGGCAGGCGGTCCTTGAGATGAACGCGGTGGTCCATCCTGGTAGCACCTACACGCATCGGTTTAAGGAGCCCGGAGCCTACTATTACTACTGTGCTGGCCACAGGGATATGTGGGGGATCGTCATCGTGGAAGAGTAGGTCCCTCTCGCGCGAGGCGATGCCCTGAGACGGGTGAAATCAGAGGATCAGGCTACTTACCGGGAAGGAGCGTACGATGCAGTCCACTAATGGAGCGGCGACACGCGATGCTGTGCACCGGGCTGAAGGGACTCCGAGTCGCGGCACCCTATCGGCTGTTTCGCTCAGCCCCAAGATCCGGCGCGTTGTGTTGCATCTTGCGCAATGTTTCTTGCAGCCCATCTCGCTTCGTCAGGCCTCGGCGGTGGTCGATATTCATCCCGATTACTTGAGCCGCCGATTTAAACGCGAGACCGGGATCGGGCTCCACGATTACCTCTTGACGTTGCGCCTCCAGCGCGCAACCGCTCTGCTTGTGAAGACAACGAAAAGCATCAAAGAAATCAGCGCCGAAGCCGGCTTCCGGGATCCGCAGGTGTTTTCCAAAGCATTCAAGCGGCGGATGGGCTGCCCGCCCACCGTCTACCGGGATCGCAATTTTCTGTTTTCCGGAATCCCGGCAGCCCAGCTTGCCGACAGCTTTCAGGCAAATAGATCCGGTAGCGCGCCCTCTCTCAATTGAACTGAACGGCTTCGTTTTCGTTCCGGCCCAAGGTGCGGTCGTTTGCAGGTCGCACCTTGGCCGCGGTGACCTCGACGCCAGCACGCAACCTGTATCTGATCGGATTCGCCCTGTTATCCATCGAGATACCGTTTTGGGGGTCCCAAGGTCTTTTGTTTCGATGCACTTTGACGCCGCACTCGAGGTAGTCCATCGATAAGTGCTTGTCGTGTCGGTCATTTTGATCTGACCGACCCCAACGATCTCTAGCGGAAGCCGTTCCGGCACGTTTGCTGCAGCTGTTTTGGCAACAAGAAGGGACCAAGACCTCCAATCCTCGCGGGCCAGTGACGAAGGAAACTGTCTGATGTACGGCTGTCCGGACGTGATGAAATTGATGCACGCTTTCCTTGACGGCGAACTCGACGCCACGGAAACAGGCCGGGTCCAGGCTCATTTGCAGGAGTGCATGTATTGTCGCGACGCGTTCGCCTCAGAGCGCTCGTTTCTCAAACTGCTCAAGTCCCACACGCCTGAGATTTCCGCGCCGACTCGGCCCCAAACAGACTCGAGGCTCGCCGCTCTTTCGCGGCGGTCCAAGGTGCGGTCGCTCCAGATCCGGACGTTCGGATGCTGTGCGTTCACCCTTGACGGCCGCCCGATTCCCGACGATGCGTGGCATGGGCCACACACCAAACGCCTGCTGTTGATCCTGGTTTCGTTTGGGCGAGGCAGTCTGGTGCCGCGTGACGAGCTGATTGACTTGTTGCGTGCCTCGGGAGAACCGGATCCGGAGCCGGTGGATTTCTATCGCGTCCTCCACCAGCTCCAAGCCGTGCTCGGTCGCCCCTGCGACAGTGGATCCGTCTTCATCCGTCTCCAGCGCGGCAGGTTCCTCTTGGACCCGGAGTACTGTGCCGTGGACTGCTGGCGGTTCGAAGAGACGGTCTCTTCCGCGAAACGGTACGCCGCTTACGGACAGGGAGAGGAAACTCGCCGCTTTCTGACTGAAGCGCGGGCGCTGTACCGGGGGCCCTTTTTACCGGCGATACGCGAACGATGGGCGGAGCTCAAGCGGTATGGATTGGAACGCCAAATCGTGTGGATCGAATCCCGAGCAGACCGGGCACCTGACCGAGAGTGACATCATGGCTGTGAATTCGGATCTGTCGAATCAGCCTGCGGGCTAGGGCTCAGACTGCACTGGTTCCGAAAGCAGGTCGCCATGAGCGAACAAGCCACCGCGATGTCGATCTCCGTGGCGTTTCGTGGAATCGGCAGGGGCACTTTCTCGCTCGGCGTCCTGATGCACGGAGGGCGGCTCGTCGTAGGCCGGGAGCCGTTCGTGCGCAAGGTCATACCACTCGACGTGGCGGTCGGCCTGGGGTACGCGATGGGCCGACTGTGGTTCGACGGCGCTAGCGCGATTCATCCCTTGGGCCCGAGACGTCAAGGTAGTGCTGCTTGCCCTGCCGCGCCGTAATAATGAACCGCTGGCCGTGTCCGCCCACCCCCACGGTCCAGCAGCGGGTCGCGCCACCCATGGGGGAGTGGCGCGACCCGTATCTCCCTCGGGGACTACTTCTTTCGCTGGGAGGAGAAACCCGCAGCGTACTGCGGTCGTACGTGAGGATTTCCAACGACGGAGAACGCAGCAGACGGCCTTTCTCGGCAGCCGGCTGGGCTTTGAGCACATCCTCGACCGTGCAGACGTGATCCTTAGAGAAAGTGAAGGCGACGGTGCCCTCTGAGGGGCCCTGCTGGTAATTAACAAGTATCTTTCGAACGTCACAGTGAATGAGTTTTTTTTGCGCCTTTGCCTCTCTCGCGGTACGGGAAAATGACCATGAGCCGTGACCTGCTGACAATACTCAGCAAGTCATCAGGCTTCTAAGTCTTTGAAATGGTGGAGGGTACCGGGATCGAACCGGTGACCTGCTGATTGCGAAGAATGTTGAGAGGCAACCTGAGCCGAACGATGACGAAGTAACCCACAGTAAACTCGATGAAAATGAGTAATGCCATGTTCGGCTGATAGGGCCTGATGTTGGATGGTTTGGTAGCAAGGCGGTAGCAATCTATCCCGGAAAGATTGTCCGGCCTCCGCATGATCGCTTACGAATTTCCTATTGGTCTTCCTGAGCTCGTCGGCTCACGCGCACGAAATAAAAATCTCCTCCAAGGAGGCGGACGAATCGGCCGCCTCCTACTCCTATAATGAGGCGTTGGCTGCCCCAAACACTGGAAGAATCCACTGAGGCACAGCACAGAGGTGCCTCAATTTTCTCCTCCACCTTTTTGTTGGCTGTCGCACACTTGTGTTCGACAATTCCTTCCGGTGATGGCTTGGGAGGCGGTTTCCAAGCTGCTTTCATTCGGCACGCTGTTTGCTTCGGTTGGTGATCAGACAAGGAGTTGCGATGTGTGTCGGGAGGGATTGCGGAGAATGCCAGGTCAAGAAGCAGTTGGATCGGGATGGGTTTGTCGGGACCTGTAGCGTCATTGTGGTCTGCCGGATCATGGAGAGTATCGGGGAAGTCAAATACGGTTCGGTGGAGATCAAGATACAGGATTCAAAAGTCGTTCAAATCGATGTCTTGGAGAAGAGGCGCCTAACGGAAAACGGGTAGAGCGGTTGTCGTAACCATAGGGCAGTTCGAATCGGCTGACCAGTGAACTGGAGGCCGGAAGGTGCAGGGTTCCCTTCCGGCCTCTTTTTTTATTCAGAACCCCTCAACGAAAGGAGCAGGTGATGCGTCAGATCGCGTTCTACGGAAAAGGCGGAATCGGGAAGTCCACCACCTCGCAGAACACCCTGGCGGCTTTGGCCGAGATGGGGCAGAAGATCCTGATCGTGGGGTGCGACCCCAAAGCCGATTCCACCCGCCTGATCCTGCACGCCAAGGCGCAGGATACGGTGTTGGGCATGGCTGCCGCGGCGGGAAGCGTGGAGGATCTGGAGATTGAAGATGTGATGAAGGTCGGCTACCGGGATATCCGCTGCGTGGAATCGGGCGGCCCCGAGCCGGGGGTCGGCTGCGCGGGCCGAGGGGTGATCACCTCGATCAACTTCCTGGAGGAGAACGGAGCCTATGAGGGAGTGGACTACGTCTCGTACGACGTTCTGGGGGACGTGGTTTGCGGCGGCTTCGCCATGCCGATCCGGGAGAACAAGGCTCAGGAGATCTATATCGTCATGTCGGGCGAGATGATGGCGATGTACGCGGCCAACAACATCTCCAAGGGGATTCTCAAGTACGCCAACTCAGGCGGCGTCCGTCTCGGCGCGCTGGTCTGCAACGAGCGGCAAACCGACAAGGAACTGGAGTTGGCCGAAGCCCTGGCCAAGAGACTGGGGACGACGCTCATTCACTTCGTCCCCCGGGACAATGTGGTGCAGCACGCGGAGCTGCGGCGGATGACGGTCATCGAATACGCCCCCGAAAGCAAGCAGGCCGATGAGTATCGATCGCTGGCCAAGAAGATTCACGCGAATGCCGGCAAGGGGATCATTCCCACGCCGATCACGATGGACGAACTGGAAGAGATGCTGATGGAGCACGGGATCATGAAGAAGGTGGACGAGTCGATCGTGGGGAAGACCGCGTCCGAGGAGCAGCTCTGCGCCACGGCATAGGGCACGCGTTCCGCCGTCAGACGCGGCGATCGGAAGTTCAAAAGGAGAGGTTCGCCCATGAGTATGTCCATCGAAGAAGGCAAGCAACTGATCAAGGATGTTCTGGAGGTCTATCCCGAGAAGACCCGAAAGAAGCGGGAGAAGCATCTCGGAGTCTTCGACGAGAGCCAGGCCCAGAAGGGCGAGTGCAGCGTCAAGTCGAACGTCAAATCCCTCCCCGGGGTCATGACCATCCGCGGCTGCGCCTACGCCGGCTCGAAAGGGGTGGTGTGGGGGCCGATCAAAGACATGATCCACATCAGCCACGGCCCGGTGGGGTGCGGCCAGTACTCGTGGGCCTCACGGCGCAACTACTACATCGGGACCACCGGCGTGGATACCTTTGTGACGATGCAATTCACCTCCGATTTTCAGGAGCGCGACATTGTGTTCGGCGGGGACAAGAAGCTGGAGAAGATCATCGACGAGATCGAGCAGCTCTTCCCGCTGAATAAGGGGATCACCATCCAGTCGGAGTGCCCCATCGGCCTGATCGGCGACGACATCGAAGCCGTGTCCAAGAAGAAGTCCAAGGAGCACGACGGCAAGACGATCGTCCCGGTCCGGTGCGAAGGGTTCCGTGGGGTGAGCCAGTCGCTGGGGCACCACATCGCCAACGACTCGATCCGGGACTGGGTCTTCCCCCAGGCCGACAAGAAGGCGTTCGAGGGCACGCCGTACGACGTCGCCATCATCGGCGACTACAACATCGGCGGCGACGCCTGGTCTTCCCGGATCCTCCTGGAGGAGATGGGGCTCCGCGTGGTCGCCCAGTGGTCCGGGGACGGCACCATCAACGAGCTGATGAACACCACGAAAGTGAAGCTCAACATCCTCCACTGCTACCGGTCGATGAATTACATCTCGCGCCACATGGAGGAGAAGTACGGCATCCCCTGGGTGGAGTACAACTTCTTCGGTCCCACCAAGATCGAAGAGTCGCTCCGGAAGATCGCCGCCCACTTCGATGACAAGATCAAAGAGGGGGCGGAGAAGGTGATCGCCAAGTACCGCCGCCTGGTCGACGGGGTGATCGAGAAGTACCGGCCGCGCCTTGAAGGGAAGACGGTGATGCTCTTTGTCGGCGGGCTTCGGCCGCGCCACGTGATCGGGGCGTATGAGGACCTGGGGATGAACGTGGTCGGGACCGGGTACGAGTTCGGCCACAACGACGATTACCAGCGGACCTCCCATTACGTGAAGGAAGGCACCGTGATCTACGACGACGTGACCGGCTACGAGTTCGAAAAGTTCGTGGAGAAGATCCAGCCCGATCTGGTCGGTTCCGGCATCAAAGAAAAATACGTCTTCCAGAAAATGGGGGTCCCCTTCCGGCAGATGCACTCCTGGGATTATTCGGGGCCCTACCACGGCTACGACGGGTTCGGCATCTTTGCCCGGGACATGGATATGGCGATCAACAACCCGGTCTGGAAGCTGACCAAGGCGCCGTGGACGGACGCTCAGCGGGAAGGAGTTCGCGCATGAGCCAAAATGCCGACAACATCCTCGACCATGCGAACCTGTTCCGGGAACCGGAATATCTCCAAATGTTCGAGAACAAGAAGCAGCAATTCGAGGACCCCTGCGGCTCGGACGAGCTTGAAAAAATCCGGGAATGGACCAAGACCCCGGAGTACCGGGAGTTGAACTTCAAACGGGAGTCCCTCACGGTCAATCCAGCCAAGGCTTGCCAGCCGTTGGGGGCGGTCTTCTGCACCGTGGGATTTGAGGGGACGCTCCCCTTCGTTCATGGCTCCCAAGGGTGCGTGGCCTATTACCGGAGCCACTTCAGCCGCCACTTCAAGGAGCCCAGCTCGTGCGTCTCCTCCTCCATGACGGAGGACGCGGCGGTCTTCGGCGGGTTGAACAACATGATCGACGGCCTGGCCAACGCCTACGCCATGTATAAACCCAAGATGATCCACGTCTCCACCACCTGCATGGCCGAGGTAATCGGAGACGACCTGAGTTCCTTCATCAAGAGCGCCAAGGCCAAGGGGTCGGTGCCGGAGGAATACGATGTCCCGTTCGCCCACACCCCCGCGTTCGTGGGTTCTCACATCACGGGATACGACAACACGCTCAAGAGCATCCTCCAGCATTTCTGGGAGGGGAAGGAGCGGACTCCTGGCGAAGCGATCAACCTGGTCATGGGCTTCGACGGCTACACCGTGGGGAACATCCGGGAGCTGAAGCGACTGCTGAACCTGATGGGGGTGAAGCACACGATCCTGGCCGACAACAGCGACGTGTGGGACACGCCGGCGGATGGAACGTTCCGGATGTACGACGGGGGCACCACCCTCGAGGAAACGAAGCAGGCCTTGCACGCGAAGGCCACGCTGTCGATGCAGGAGTTCTGCACGGAGAAGGCCATGGAGTACGCGGCCTCCGTGGGTCAGGAAGCCGTGGCACTCAACCTTCCAATGGGCCTCCAGGGGACGGATCGGTTGTTGATGGAGATCGCCCGGATCACGGGTAACCCGGTTCCCTTGGAACTGGAGAAGGAGCGGGGCCGCCTGACGGATGCCATCGCCGACTCGTCGGCCCATATCCATGGCAAGAAGTTTGCGCTCTACGGCGACCCGGATCTCTGTTTGGGGCTCACCGCGTTCCTGTTGGAATTAGGAGCTGAGCCGGTCCACGTCCTGTCCACCAACGGGGGGAAGGCGTGGGAGGAGAAGGTTCAGTCGTTGTTCGACGCGTCGCCTTTCGGCAAGGGGTGTCATGTCTACGCCGGAAAGGACCTCTGGCACATGCGGAGCCTGCTCTTCACCGAGCCGGTCGACTTTCTCATCGGAAACACCTACGGCAAATATTTGGAGCGGGACACCGGGACGCCGCTGATCCGGATCGGGTTCCCGGTCTTCGATCGGCATCACCACCACCGGTACCCGGTCATCGGCTATCAGGGGGCGTTGAACGTCCTGGTCTGGATCCTGGACAAGATCTTCGATGAGTTGGACCGCAATACCAACGTCCCGGCGAAGAGCGACTACAGCTTCGACATCATTCGGTAACCCCCCTCCACTCCCTCCCCCTCAAGGGGGGTAAGGGTGGTGGTGATGAGTATCAAGGAGAGGCCATGCTGGCCCCAAAAGTCGCCGAGGTGTTCAACGAGCCCGGCTGCGAGAAGAACAAGACCAAGTCCGAGAAGGACCGCAAGAAAGGCTGCACCAAGCTGGCGCAGCCCGGCGCCGCGGCAGGCGGCTGCGCCTTTGACGGGGCCAAGATCGCGCTGCAGCCGATCACGGACGCGGCCCACCTGGTCCACGGTCCCATCGCGTGCGAGGGGAATTCCTGGGACAACCGGAGCGCCAAGTCCTCCGGCCCGCTCCTCTACCGCACCGGCTTCACCACCGACATCAATGAGAACGACGTGGTCATGGGCGGCGAGAAGCGGGTTTTCCGGGCGATCAAGGAGATCCTCGAGAAGTACGATCCGCCCGCGGTGTTCGTCTATCAGACCTGTGTCCCGGCCCT of Nitrospirota bacterium contains these proteins:
- a CDS encoding plastocyanin/azurin family copper-binding protein, giving the protein MNAQTSMSAMLVAGLLLVFGAVASPGAEAADTVVMHAGWGEFAPQVTTIEVGERVTWVNDSRMDDIFVTAARPAAGHAIGWQAVLEMNAVVHPGSTYTHRFKEPGAYYYYCAGHRDMWGIVIVEE
- a CDS encoding helix-turn-helix transcriptional regulator, coding for MVDIHPDYLSRRFKRETGIGLHDYLLTLRLQRATALLVKTTKSIKEISAEAGFRDPQVFSKAFKRRMGCPPTVYRDRNFLFSGIPAAQLADSFQANRSGSAPSLN
- a CDS encoding zf-HC2 domain-containing protein, with the protein product MYGCPDVMKLMHAFLDGELDATETGRVQAHLQECMYCRDAFASERSFLKLLKSHTPEISAPTRPQTDSRLAALSRRSKVRSLQIRTFGCCAFTLDGRPIPDDAWHGPHTKRLLLILVSFGRGSLVPRDELIDLLRASGEPDPEPVDFYRVLHQLQAVLGRPCDSGSVFIRLQRGRFLLDPEYCAVDCWRFEETVSSAKRYAAYGQGEETRRFLTEARALYRGPFLPAIRERWAELKRYGLERQIVWIESRADRAPDRE
- a CDS encoding YezD family protein translates to MESIGEVKYGSVEIKIQDSKVVQIDVLEKRRLTENG
- the nifH gene encoding nitrogenase iron protein, which translates into the protein MRQIAFYGKGGIGKSTTSQNTLAALAEMGQKILIVGCDPKADSTRLILHAKAQDTVLGMAAAAGSVEDLEIEDVMKVGYRDIRCVESGGPEPGVGCAGRGVITSINFLEENGAYEGVDYVSYDVLGDVVCGGFAMPIRENKAQEIYIVMSGEMMAMYAANNISKGILKYANSGGVRLGALVCNERQTDKELELAEALAKRLGTTLIHFVPRDNVVQHAELRRMTVIEYAPESKQADEYRSLAKKIHANAGKGIIPTPITMDELEEMLMEHGIMKKVDESIVGKTASEEQLCATA
- the nifD gene encoding nitrogenase molybdenum-iron protein alpha chain — translated: MSMSIEEGKQLIKDVLEVYPEKTRKKREKHLGVFDESQAQKGECSVKSNVKSLPGVMTIRGCAYAGSKGVVWGPIKDMIHISHGPVGCGQYSWASRRNYYIGTTGVDTFVTMQFTSDFQERDIVFGGDKKLEKIIDEIEQLFPLNKGITIQSECPIGLIGDDIEAVSKKKSKEHDGKTIVPVRCEGFRGVSQSLGHHIANDSIRDWVFPQADKKAFEGTPYDVAIIGDYNIGGDAWSSRILLEEMGLRVVAQWSGDGTINELMNTTKVKLNILHCYRSMNYISRHMEEKYGIPWVEYNFFGPTKIEESLRKIAAHFDDKIKEGAEKVIAKYRRLVDGVIEKYRPRLEGKTVMLFVGGLRPRHVIGAYEDLGMNVVGTGYEFGHNDDYQRTSHYVKEGTVIYDDVTGYEFEKFVEKIQPDLVGSGIKEKYVFQKMGVPFRQMHSWDYSGPYHGYDGFGIFARDMDMAINNPVWKLTKAPWTDAQREGVRA
- the nifK gene encoding nitrogenase molybdenum-iron protein subunit beta gives rise to the protein MSQNADNILDHANLFREPEYLQMFENKKQQFEDPCGSDELEKIREWTKTPEYRELNFKRESLTVNPAKACQPLGAVFCTVGFEGTLPFVHGSQGCVAYYRSHFSRHFKEPSSCVSSSMTEDAAVFGGLNNMIDGLANAYAMYKPKMIHVSTTCMAEVIGDDLSSFIKSAKAKGSVPEEYDVPFAHTPAFVGSHITGYDNTLKSILQHFWEGKERTPGEAINLVMGFDGYTVGNIRELKRLLNLMGVKHTILADNSDVWDTPADGTFRMYDGGTTLEETKQALHAKATLSMQEFCTEKAMEYAASVGQEAVALNLPMGLQGTDRLLMEIARITGNPVPLELEKERGRLTDAIADSSAHIHGKKFALYGDPDLCLGLTAFLLELGAEPVHVLSTNGGKAWEEKVQSLFDASPFGKGCHVYAGKDLWHMRSLLFTEPVDFLIGNTYGKYLERDTGTPLIRIGFPVFDRHHHHRYPVIGYQGALNVLVWILDKIFDELDRNTNVPAKSDYSFDIIR